The proteins below are encoded in one region of Clostridium pasteurianum DSM 525 = ATCC 6013:
- a CDS encoding DUF6762 family protein: protein MNFSSLVLMEKDKENKFFTREIGSYKVSDGAEYITKMYYDGNLVNVFFDTKKDVEEWEYTAIFDCFDYESFSEKGYNIEDVDDEYNPTWLVKFEFLPQHEEMEKRLNELCDLILEKIYKVFEDIKNKKEKYE, encoded by the coding sequence ATGAATTTTTCTTCTTTAGTTCTAATGGAGAAAGACAAAGAAAACAAGTTCTTTACAAGAGAAATTGGTAGTTATAAAGTTAGTGATGGAGCTGAATATATAACAAAAATGTACTATGACGGTAATTTGGTAAATGTCTTTTTTGATACAAAAAAAGATGTGGAAGAATGGGAATATACAGCTATATTTGACTGTTTTGATTATGAAAGTTTTAGTGAAAAAGGATATAATATAGAAGATGTAGATGATGAATATAATCCTACTTGGTTAGTGAAATTTGAATTTTTACCTCAGCATGAGGAGATGGAAAAAAGATTAAATGAACTTTGTGATTTAATATTAGAGAAAATTTACAAAGTGTTTGAAGATATAAAGAATAAAAAAGAAAAATATGAATAG
- a CDS encoding Fur family transcriptional regulator, which translates to MDYEALLKEKKIKVTLGRVVILEIIDKYSEAISADNIYEQCRDKGHNVDLSTVYRSLDLFERKGIIEKFNLGDGKCNYKIKGHKHKHVIECSLCHKEVEIECPMLPVEELIKNKTGFVLIEHELKMKALCQECVNRCEKNKKNKV; encoded by the coding sequence ATGGATTATGAGGCTTTACTTAAAGAAAAAAAAATTAAAGTTACTTTAGGAAGAGTAGTTATACTTGAGATTATAGATAAGTACTCAGAGGCTATAAGTGCAGATAATATATACGAACAATGCAGGGATAAGGGTCATAATGTGGATTTATCTACGGTTTATAGAAGTTTAGATTTATTTGAACGTAAAGGTATAATTGAAAAATTTAATTTAGGTGATGGAAAATGTAATTATAAAATTAAAGGGCACAAGCATAAACATGTAATTGAATGTAGTCTCTGTCATAAAGAAGTTGAAATAGAGTGCCCTATGCTTCCTGTAGAGGAATTAATAAAAAATAAAACAGGATTTGTTCTTATAGAACATGAGCTTAAGATGAAAGCTCTTTGTCAAGAGTGTGTAAATCGTTGTGAGAAAAATAAAAAGAATAAAGTGTGA
- a CDS encoding manganese efflux pump MntP family protein yields the protein MDIYSLFLVALALSLDAFGVAISIGMCNCMARRHKIRFCFSFGFFQFLFSFMGAYAGILFNTYIAAVPQLIGGMVISAVGIFMIKEGFEKKSDTLLLDPKMYIVLGASVSIDALVVGFTVFNNILNHAVIIYQTLFIGFVSGSISCIGFIISRYLRKINIITKYADFVGGIILTLFGLKMIFF from the coding sequence ATGGATATTTATTCTTTATTTTTAGTTGCATTAGCATTGTCACTGGATGCTTTTGGAGTAGCTATAAGTATAGGTATGTGTAATTGTATGGCAAGAAGACATAAAATTAGATTTTGTTTTTCATTTGGATTTTTTCAATTCCTATTTTCTTTTATGGGTGCCTATGCAGGAATTTTATTTAATACATATATTGCTGCAGTGCCTCAATTAATAGGAGGTATGGTTATTTCTGCAGTAGGAATATTTATGATAAAGGAGGGGTTCGAAAAAAAATCAGATACATTGTTATTAGATCCTAAAATGTATATTGTGCTTGGTGCATCGGTAAGTATAGATGCTTTAGTAGTAGGCTTTACTGTTTTTAACAATATATTAAATCACGCTGTAATAATATATCAGACTTTGTTTATAGGTTTTGTAAGTGGAAGTATATCCTGCATAGGATTTATTATTTCAAGATATCTTAGAAAAATTAATATAATTACCAAATATGCTGATTTTGTAGGAGGTATAATCCTTACACTATTCGGACTAAAAATGATTTTCTTTTAA
- the panB gene encoding 3-methyl-2-oxobutanoate hydroxymethyltransferase, whose protein sequence is MKNTSSTFVAAKQKGEKLAMLTAYDYSTAKIIDNSGIDGILVGDSLGMVCLGYKDTLSVTMEDMIHHTKAVARGTNNALLVSDMPFMSYQTSVYDAIKNAGRLIQEGNAEAVKLEGGASVQEQIKAIVKAQIPVMGHIGLTPQSVNIFGGFKVQGKADEDAKKIIEDAKILEDSGVFSIVLEGIPSKLAEIITNSVSIPTIGIGAGKYCDGQILVYQDMISMFPDFKPKFVKSYADVGDSMASAFKTYIHEVKNSVFPDDEHSFKMNDKVLSKLY, encoded by the coding sequence ATGAAAAATACTTCTTCAACTTTTGTAGCTGCAAAACAAAAGGGAGAAAAATTGGCAATGCTTACAGCCTATGATTACTCTACAGCAAAAATTATAGATAATTCTGGCATAGATGGAATTTTAGTTGGAGATTCTTTAGGAATGGTGTGTTTAGGATACAAAGATACTCTAAGTGTAACTATGGAAGATATGATTCATCACACTAAAGCTGTGGCAAGAGGTACTAATAATGCATTATTAGTTAGTGATATGCCTTTCATGTCCTATCAAACCTCTGTGTATGATGCTATAAAAAATGCTGGGAGACTTATCCAAGAGGGAAATGCCGAAGCTGTTAAGCTTGAAGGTGGAGCTTCAGTACAGGAACAAATTAAAGCAATTGTAAAAGCACAAATTCCGGTAATGGGTCACATAGGTTTAACACCTCAATCTGTAAATATTTTTGGTGGATTTAAAGTTCAAGGTAAAGCAGATGAAGATGCTAAAAAGATTATAGAGGATGCTAAAATTTTAGAAGATTCAGGAGTTTTTTCAATAGTACTAGAGGGGATTCCTTCTAAACTAGCAGAAATAATAACAAATTCTGTATCGATACCAACTATAGGTATTGGTGCTGGAAAATACTGCGATGGACAAATTCTTGTATACCAAGATATGATCAGTATGTTCCCAGATTTCAAGCCTAAATTTGTTAAATCCTACGCTGATGTAGGGGATTCTATGGCTTCTGCCTTTAAAACATACATTCATGAGGTTAAAAATTCTGTTTTCCCTGACGATGAGCATAGTTTTAAAATGAATGATAAAGTGCTAAGTAAACTATATTAG
- the panC gene encoding pantoate--beta-alanine ligase, with protein sequence MEFVQTIQETKNIIKEWEKSGFTIGLVPTMGFLHEGHESLIKKAASENDKVVVSIFVNPIQFGPTEDLDTYPRNLDRDKKVCENAGTNLIFNPAPEEMYFDNAVTSVTVGELTNGLCGSKRPIHFQGVCTVVSKLFNIVTPDKAYFGEKDAQQLAVIKRMVRDLNFDIDIIGCPIVREEDGLAKSSRNTYLSDSERKAALVLNESLKLAKKALENGEVHASKLTHVISEKINSEPLAKIDYIEIVDSIDLKPVCKISSSILVAIAVYIGKTRLIDNFTWNTNDNK encoded by the coding sequence ATGGAATTTGTACAAACTATCCAAGAAACAAAAAATATAATAAAAGAATGGGAAAAAAGTGGTTTTACAATAGGTCTTGTACCTACTATGGGTTTTCTTCATGAAGGTCACGAGAGTTTAATAAAAAAAGCTGCCTCTGAAAATGACAAAGTAGTGGTAAGTATATTTGTAAATCCAATTCAGTTTGGTCCGACGGAAGATTTAGATACCTATCCCAGAAACTTAGATAGGGATAAAAAAGTCTGTGAAAATGCAGGAACCAATTTAATTTTCAATCCTGCTCCTGAAGAAATGTACTTTGATAACGCAGTTACCTCAGTAACTGTTGGAGAGCTTACAAATGGTTTGTGCGGTTCTAAACGTCCTATTCACTTCCAAGGGGTATGTACTGTAGTTTCAAAGTTATTTAACATAGTTACTCCAGATAAAGCCTATTTTGGAGAAAAAGATGCACAGCAATTAGCCGTTATAAAAAGAATGGTTCGTGATCTTAATTTTGATATAGATATAATAGGCTGCCCTATTGTAAGGGAAGAAGATGGACTGGCAAAGAGTTCAAGAAATACTTATCTTTCTGACAGTGAAAGAAAAGCTGCCCTTGTTCTAAATGAAAGTCTTAAGTTAGCTAAAAAAGCTTTAGAAAATGGAGAAGTTCACGCTTCTAAATTAACTCACGTTATATCTGAAAAAATAAATAGTGAACCCCTTGCCAAAATTGACTATATCGAAATAGTAGATAGTATAGATTTAAAACCTGTTTGTAAAATAAGTTCATCTATTTTAGTTGCTATAGCTGTATATATAGGTAAAACAAGACTTATAGATAATTTCACTTGGAATACTAATGATAATAAATAA
- the panD gene encoding aspartate 1-decarboxylase, translated as MKLSMLKSKIHRATITEAKLNYVGSITIDIDLMKEANILEYEKIQVVNINNGSRIETYVIAGESGSGVICLNGAAARYAQPGDKVILMTYCEMEEEEAKLHKPVVVFVKDDNSISEITTYERHGEIK; from the coding sequence ATGAAACTAAGCATGTTAAAATCAAAAATACACAGAGCTACCATTACAGAAGCTAAACTCAATTATGTAGGAAGCATAACAATCGATATAGATCTCATGAAGGAAGCAAATATACTAGAATATGAAAAAATACAAGTAGTTAATATAAATAATGGAAGTAGAATTGAAACCTACGTTATTGCTGGTGAAAGCGGCAGTGGAGTTATATGCCTTAATGGTGCTGCTGCTAGATATGCACAACCAGGAGACAAGGTTATATTAATGACTTACTGTGAAATGGAAGAAGAAGAAGCAAAACTTCATAAACCTGTTGTAGTATTTGTAAAAGATGATAACTCTATTTCTGAAATTACCACTTATGAAAGACATGGCGAAATAAAATAA
- a CDS encoding DegV family protein translates to MEKIALITDTTADLSQDIINQYNIQVLSFRIIYKDREYRDKVEITSEEVYRGLKEEVPTSSMPAISDMEELYDKLEKEGYTHAIAIVLSTGLSGIYNGLTLVSKNHENIKSYICDSKSISLGEGALVEECAKLLEGGKNFEEIVEAIPSIKNRVHLFFVVGTLEYLIKGGRIGKVAGTIGTILKLKPIISIDQEGKYYTYFKARGKKQALNKITEIAEEICKDKKCRAFVVHGDGEDDALKVKESIEKLPNITSVYYGGCISPVSGVHSGPGLIGFVCIEEE, encoded by the coding sequence ATGGAAAAGATAGCCTTGATAACAGATACTACAGCAGATTTATCTCAGGATATAATTAATCAATATAATATACAGGTTTTATCATTTAGAATAATATATAAGGACAGGGAATATAGGGATAAAGTTGAAATTACATCAGAAGAAGTCTATAGAGGATTAAAAGAAGAAGTTCCTACTTCATCAATGCCAGCTATTTCCGATATGGAAGAATTATATGATAAGTTAGAAAAGGAGGGGTATACTCATGCCATAGCTATAGTTCTTTCTACAGGACTTTCAGGTATATATAATGGGTTAACGCTAGTAAGCAAGAATCATGAAAATATAAAATCTTATATTTGTGATTCAAAATCTATATCCTTAGGAGAAGGAGCTTTAGTTGAAGAATGTGCAAAGCTTTTAGAAGGTGGTAAAAATTTTGAAGAGATAGTTGAGGCTATACCATCTATTAAAAATAGAGTACATTTATTCTTCGTAGTAGGTACCTTAGAGTATCTTATTAAAGGTGGAAGGATAGGTAAAGTAGCGGGAACTATAGGAACTATACTAAAGCTAAAACCTATAATATCTATAGATCAGGAGGGAAAATATTATACATATTTCAAGGCAAGGGGTAAAAAACAGGCGCTTAATAAAATTACTGAAATAGCAGAAGAAATATGTAAAGATAAAAAATGCAGAGCTTTTGTTGTACATGGAGATGGAGAGGATGATGCTCTTAAGGTAAAAGAGTCTATAGAGAAGCTTCCTAATATAACTTCTGTATATTATGGAGGATGCATTAGTCCTGTATCAGGAGTACATAGCGGACCGGGACTTATTGGGTTTGTTTGTATAGAAGAAGAGTAA